One Cellulomonas taurus genomic region harbors:
- a CDS encoding RNA-binding S4 domain-containing protein, translated as MPAGPAQTRVDRWVWAVRLTKTRAAAASACRAGHIRVNGERAKPATSVKIGDEVRVRGEGPERIVVVRAVIERRVGPPVAVQCYRDDTPPPPPKEHIALAAQRDRGAGRPTKRERREIDRLRGR; from the coding sequence GTGCCGGCCGGGCCGGCGCAGACCCGGGTGGACCGGTGGGTGTGGGCGGTCCGGCTGACCAAGACCCGGGCGGCGGCGGCCAGTGCGTGCCGCGCCGGGCACATCCGGGTGAACGGTGAGCGCGCCAAGCCCGCGACGAGCGTGAAGATCGGCGACGAGGTCCGGGTGCGCGGCGAGGGTCCGGAACGGATCGTCGTGGTGCGGGCGGTGATCGAACGGCGGGTCGGACCGCCGGTGGCCGTGCAGTGCTACCGGGACGACACTCCCCCGCCCCCGCCGAAGGAGCACATCGCCCTGGCGGCGCAGCGGGATCGCGGTGCCGGGCGACCGACCAAGCGGGAGCGACGCGAGATCGATCGGCTCCGGGGCCGCTAG
- a CDS encoding DUF72 domain-containing protein — MVGEIRIGISGWRYAPWRADFYPRGLPQRAELAYAAERMTAIEVNGSFYALQRPASYQRWRSEVPDGFRFSVKGPRFITHMKKLADARTPLANFFASGVLALGPVLGPVLWQLPPTLGYDADRLRAFAAELPRSTGAAASLARQHDQRLDGEGRAWTASEDDRPIQHVLEVRHDTFRTPEFPELLRELGIGLVVADTAGRWPYFEDVTADLVYVRLHGDSELYVSGYDDPALDRWAAKVLDWADRGLDVWVFFDNDTKVRAPKDAMALIERVRAART, encoded by the coding sequence ATGGTAGGCGAGATCCGGATCGGCATCTCCGGCTGGCGCTACGCCCCCTGGCGTGCCGACTTCTACCCGCGGGGCCTGCCGCAGCGCGCCGAACTGGCCTACGCCGCCGAGCGGATGACGGCGATCGAGGTGAACGGATCCTTCTACGCCCTGCAACGGCCGGCGTCGTACCAGCGGTGGCGGTCCGAGGTGCCGGACGGGTTCCGGTTCAGCGTCAAAGGGCCCCGGTTCATCACGCACATGAAGAAGCTCGCCGACGCCCGCACCCCGTTGGCCAACTTCTTCGCCTCCGGGGTCCTCGCCCTCGGCCCCGTGCTCGGCCCCGTGCTGTGGCAGCTGCCGCCGACCCTGGGCTACGACGCCGACCGGTTGCGCGCCTTCGCCGCCGAGCTGCCGCGCAGCACCGGGGCAGCCGCCTCCCTCGCCCGGCAGCACGATCAACGGTTGGACGGTGAGGGGCGCGCCTGGACCGCGAGCGAGGACGACCGGCCGATCCAACATGTGCTGGAGGTGCGGCACGACACCTTCCGCACGCCGGAGTTCCCGGAGCTGCTGCGCGAGCTGGGCATCGGTCTGGTGGTCGCCGACACCGCCGGTCGCTGGCCGTACTTCGAGGACGTCACCGCCGACCTGGTCTACGTCCGGCTGCACGGCGACAGCGAGTTGTACGTCTCCGGCTACGACGACCCGGCGCTCGACCGGTGGGCGGCGAAGGTGCTCGACTGGGCCGACCGGGGGCTGGACGTCTGGGTGTTCTTCGACAACGACACCAAGGTGCGGGCGCCGAAGGACGCGATGGCGCTGATCGAGCGCGTGCGGGCGGCGCGGACCTAG
- a CDS encoding MFS transporter has product MAPQTAVVDTVPRRRVLAWAAWDWGSAAFNAVVTTFVFTRWLTSDAFATPGLTGAALDRELAAHSSWLGWGLTIAGVLVAVLAPALGRRADGTGHRRRALAWLTGLTVLVCAAMALVVPDPDALTLNLVAGIALLAVGTVTFELASVHYNALLSAVSTPATVGRVSGIGWGAGYLGGIVLLAVLLVGFVQPDVGWFGVTADNGANIRAAVFASAVWFGVFAVPVLIAVPEPPVVAGAPRVGFVESYRRVLADLRGLWREAGGLRGTVGFLLASAVYRDGLTGVFTFGAVIASGTFGFSASGVLVFAVAANVVAGVATLVCGRWDDVLGSRRIVLAALVGLVITGIATFALADRGQAAFWVCGLLLCLFVGPAQSASRSLLLRVTPPGRESAMFGLYATTGRAASFLSPLAFSVAVGVSGSQRWGILGIVLVIAVGCGLLLAVRPRATA; this is encoded by the coding sequence GTGGCCCCGCAGACAGCAGTCGTCGACACCGTCCCCCGCCGCCGCGTGCTGGCCTGGGCAGCCTGGGACTGGGGGTCGGCCGCGTTCAACGCGGTGGTGACGACCTTCGTGTTCACCCGGTGGCTGACCAGCGACGCCTTCGCCACCCCCGGCCTGACCGGCGCCGCCCTGGACCGGGAGCTGGCGGCGCACTCGTCCTGGCTGGGCTGGGGGCTGACGATTGCCGGGGTGCTGGTCGCGGTGCTGGCCCCCGCGCTGGGCCGCCGGGCCGACGGCACCGGACACCGGCGCCGGGCGCTGGCCTGGCTCACCGGGCTGACGGTGCTGGTCTGTGCGGCGATGGCGCTCGTCGTGCCGGACCCGGACGCGCTGACCCTGAACCTGGTCGCCGGGATCGCCCTGCTGGCGGTGGGCACCGTGACCTTCGAGCTGGCGTCGGTGCACTACAACGCGCTGCTGTCCGCCGTCTCCACCCCGGCGACGGTGGGTCGGGTGAGCGGGATCGGCTGGGGCGCCGGGTACCTGGGCGGCATCGTGCTGCTGGCGGTGCTGCTGGTCGGCTTCGTGCAGCCCGACGTGGGCTGGTTCGGGGTGACGGCGGACAACGGCGCGAACATCCGGGCCGCCGTCTTCGCCTCCGCCGTGTGGTTCGGGGTGTTCGCGGTGCCGGTGCTGATCGCGGTGCCGGAACCACCGGTGGTCGCCGGGGCACCTCGGGTCGGCTTCGTGGAGAGCTACCGCCGGGTGCTGGCCGATCTGCGCGGACTCTGGCGGGAGGCGGGCGGTCTGCGGGGCACCGTCGGATTCCTGCTGGCCAGCGCCGTGTACCGGGACGGGCTGACCGGGGTGTTCACCTTCGGGGCGGTGATCGCCTCCGGGACGTTCGGGTTCAGCGCCTCCGGCGTCCTGGTGTTCGCGGTGGCGGCGAATGTGGTGGCCGGGGTCGCCACCCTGGTCTGCGGACGCTGGGACGACGTGCTCGGGTCGCGTCGGATCGTGCTGGCGGCGCTGGTCGGCCTGGTGATCACCGGCATCGCGACCTTCGCCCTCGCCGACCGGGGACAGGCGGCGTTCTGGGTCTGCGGGCTGCTGCTGTGCCTGTTCGTCGGGCCCGCCCAGTCGGCGAGCCGCAGCCTGCTGCTCCGGGTCACCCCGCCGGGTCGGGAGAGCGCGATGTTCGGGCTGTACGCCACCACGGGGCGGGCCGCGAGCTTCCTGTCGCCGCTGGCGTTCTCCGTGGCGGTCGGGGTGTC
- a CDS encoding ketopantoate reductase family protein: MRYVIIGAGAVGGTIGGLLHEAGREVVLVARGAHLAAMRDEGLRLTTPDGTRVLHAPTAAGPEQVELRTGDVLVLAVKSQDTATTLAAWADRPVDGDPERTAAQELLLVLAQNGVDNERTALRRFDRVAGMCVWLPATFLEPGRVSAAGAPVAGVLTLGTVPVSDRTDPDLVTVSEDLTAAGFRAPVVSDVLAWKYAKLLSNLGNAVEALCGPLRGNDAARELLHAAVDEAERVLVAAGIAWTGEDEQAAAREGYTLVDLPGQERGGGSTWQSLQRGAGSVEANWLNGEIVLLGRLHGVATPVNALLLRRVEQAAATGARPGGHDAADLLATAVEHRR; this comes from the coding sequence GGCGGCGATGCGGGACGAGGGGCTGCGGCTGACCACGCCGGACGGCACCCGGGTGCTGCACGCGCCCACCGCCGCCGGGCCGGAGCAGGTCGAGCTGCGCACCGGGGACGTCCTGGTGCTGGCGGTGAAGAGCCAGGACACGGCGACGACCCTGGCGGCCTGGGCGGATCGGCCGGTGGACGGTGACCCGGAGCGGACGGCGGCGCAGGAGCTGCTGCTGGTGCTGGCGCAGAACGGGGTGGACAACGAGCGCACAGCGCTGCGCCGGTTCGACCGGGTGGCCGGGATGTGCGTGTGGCTGCCCGCCACGTTCCTGGAGCCGGGCCGGGTGTCGGCGGCGGGCGCGCCGGTGGCGGGGGTGCTGACCCTGGGAACCGTGCCGGTGTCCGACCGCACGGACCCGGATCTGGTCACCGTCTCCGAGGACCTGACGGCAGCCGGGTTCCGCGCGCCGGTGGTGTCGGACGTGCTGGCCTGGAAGTACGCGAAGCTGCTGTCGAACCTCGGCAACGCCGTCGAGGCGCTGTGCGGACCGCTGCGCGGCAACGACGCGGCCCGGGAGCTGCTGCACGCGGCCGTCGACGAGGCGGAGCGGGTCTTGGTCGCCGCCGGGATCGCCTGGACCGGCGAGGACGAGCAGGCCGCCGCCCGGGAGGGCTACACGCTGGTGGACCTGCCGGGTCAGGAGCGCGGGGGCGGCTCGACCTGGCAGTCGTTGCAGCGGGGTGCCGGGTCCGTCGAGGCGAACTGGCTGAACGGGGAGATCGTGCTGCTCGGCCGGCTGCACGGGGTCGCGACGCCGGTGAACGCGCTGCTGCTGCGCCGGGTCGAACAGGCTGCTGCCACGGGCGCGCGTCCCGGCGGCCACGACGCGGCCGATCTCCTGGCCACAGCGGTCGAACACCGCCGATGA